CACACCTGGTACTGCTTGCCAGTAACGTGCCAGATCAAGCGCTCCAAGTTGACCGGGTTGCCCCATGCCAACAGCGGGTTAGTCCGGGCACGCAGCACCAGGAACAAGTAGGGTGAAAGTCCAAGCAGGAACAGGAGCGCCATCCACGGCAGACGTCTGAGCAGGGACTTACTCCGCTCAAACATAAGCACAAAGCCGGCACCGAGAACGACGCTCATCGCCGACATATGGTTAGTCAGCGCCAGACCACACAAGTACGCAACAACAAGTAGATTTCGGTCGCCAGACGTTGCCGCTTTTCTTTCTACCGTCCGAGTTAGAAAAGCCGGAGAAGCGCTATCTGTCGCGGCTTGAACCGCAAGCCAGATCAGAAGAGCAAGCACTACCGTTAGGGCATATACCTCCACATCCACGGTCACAGACCACAGTGGGAACGAGAAAGCTAACACCAGTGCGGTAACCCCAGCCGCAACCCTGCCAACCTTGAGCCTGAACAGAAGCAGAAGCAGAAGTCCAACTGCTGCAGCGCCCAGAA
This window of the candidate division WOR-3 bacterium genome carries:
- a CDS encoding DUF2723 domain-containing protein, encoding MKGPELDRSVTRSLGQFTWYSALVWLIPVVALAVYLFTLTPTVGLIDSGELAAGCHLLNILHPTGYPLYTVMGRLASLVPVASVVQRVAGLSALLGAAAVGLLLLLLFRLKVGRVAAGVTALVLAFSFPLWSVTVDVEVYALTVVLALLIWLAVQAATDSASPAFLTRTVERKAATSGDRNLLVVAYLCGLALTNHMSAMSVVLGAGFVLMFERSKSLLRRLPWMALLFLLGLSPYLFLVLRARTNPLLAWGNPVNLERLIWHVTGKQYQV